One genomic window of Brienomyrus brachyistius isolate T26 chromosome 16, BBRACH_0.4, whole genome shotgun sequence includes the following:
- the LOC125709710 gene encoding mucin-1-like isoform X7: MRATLTPALHPSPSHTLSRGVRATPALHPSLSHTLSKGVRATPALHPSLSHTLSRGMRATLTPALHPSPSHTLSRGMRATPALHPSPSHTLSRGMRATLTPALHPSPSHTLSRGMRATLTPTLHPSPSHTLSRGVRATPALHPSPSHTLSRGVRATPALHPSPSHTLSRGVRATLTPALHPSPSHTLSRGMRATLTPALHPSPSHTLSRGMRATLTPALHPSPSHTLSRGMRATLTPALHPSPSHTLSRGMRATLTPALHTSPSHTLSRGMRATLTPALHPSPSHTLSRGMRATLTPALHPSPSHTLSRGVRATPTPTLHPSPSHTLSRGARATPALHPSPSHTLSRGVRATPTPALHPSPSHTLSKAASYFSFLSLILNPPCSHSHSLFNLTFNKGNTCFNAIILFKFKMKLECKNCIHHKIRGG, encoded by the exons ATGAGGGCCACACTCACACCCGCACTACACCCTTCTCCGTCACATACACTCTCCAGAGGCGTGAGGGCCACACCTGCACTACACCCTTCtctgtcacatacactctccaAAGGCGTAAGGGCCACACCCGCACTACACCCTTCtctgtcacatacactctccaGAGGCATGAGGGCCACACTCACACCCGCACTACACCCTTCTCCGTCACATACACTCTCCAGAGGCATGAGGGCCACACCCGCACTACACCCTTCTCCGTCACATACACTCTCCAGAGGCATGAGGGCCACACTCACACCCGCACTACACCCTTCTCCGTCACATACACTCTCCAGAGGCATGAGggccacactcacacccacacTACACCCTTCTCCGTCACATACACTCTCCAGAGGCGTGAGGGCCACACCTGCACTACACCCTTCTCCGTCACATACACTCTCCAGAGGCGTGAGGGCCACACCCGCACTACACCCTTCTCCGTCACATACACTCTCCAGAG GCGTGAGGGCCACACTCACACCCGCACTACACCCTTCTCCGTCACATACACTCTCCAGAGGCATGAGGGCCACACTCACACCCGCACTACACCCTTCTCCGTCACATACACTCTCTAGAGGCATGAGGGCCACACTCACACCCGCACTACACCCTTCTCCGTCACATACACTCTCCAGAGGCATGAGGGCCACACTCACACCCGCACTACACCCTTCTCCGTCACATACACTCTCCAGAGGCATGAGGGCCACACTCACACCCGCACTACACACTTCTCCGTCACATACACTCTCCAGAGGCATGAGGGCCACACTCACACCCGCACTACACCCTTCTCCGTCACATACACTCTCCAGAGGCATGAGGGCCACACTCACACCCGCACTACACCCTTCTCCGTCACATACACTCTCCAGAG GCGTGAGGGccacacccacacccacactACACCCTTCTCCGTCACATACACTCTCCAGAGGTGCGAGGGCCACACCCGCACTACACCCTTCTCCGTCACATACACTCTCCAGAGGCGTGAGGGCCACACCCACACCCGCACTACACCCTTCTCCGTCACATACACTCTCCAAAGCAGcaagttatttttcttttctgtcTTTGATTTTAAATCCCCCCTGTAGTCATTCACACAGCCTGTTCAATTTGACTTTCAAcaaaggaaacacatgcttcaaTGCTataattttattcaaattcaaaatGAAGCTGGAATGTAAAAACTGTATTCATCATAAAATTCGTGGAGGATGA
- the LOC125709710 gene encoding cell surface glycoprotein 1-like isoform X2, translating to MRATLTPALHPSPSHTLSRGMRATPALHPSPSHTLSRGMRATLTPALHPSPSHTLSRGMRATLTPTLHPSPSHTLSRGVRATPALHPSPSHTLSRGVRATPALHPSPSHTLSRGVRATLTPALHPSPSHTLSRGMRATLTPALHPSPSHTLSRGMRATLTPALHPSPSHTLSRGMRATLTPALHPSPSHTLSRGMRATLTPALHTSPSHTLSRGMRATLTPALHPSPSHTLSRGMRATLTPALHPSPSHTLSRGARATLTPALHPSPSHTLSRGVRATPALHPSPSHTLSRGVRATPALHPSPSHTLSRGVRATPTLHPSLSHTLSRGVRATPALHPSPSHTLSRGVRATPTPALHPSLSHTLSRGVRATPTPALHPSPSHTLSRGVRATPTPTLHPSPSHTLSRGARATPALHPSPSHTLSRGVRATPTPALHPSPSHTLSKAASYFSFLSLILNPPCSHSHSLFNLTFNKGNTCFNAIILFKFKMKLECKNCIHHKIRGG from the exons ATGAGGGCCACACTCACACCCGCACTACACCCTTCTCCGTCACATACACTCTCCAGAGGCATGAGGGCCACACCCGCACTACACCCTTCTCCGTCACATACACTCTCCAGAGGCATGAGGGCCACACTCACACCCGCACTACACCCTTCTCCGTCACATACACTCTCCAGAGGCATGAGggccacactcacacccacacTACACCCTTCTCCGTCACATACACTCTCCAGAGGCGTGAGGGCCACACCTGCACTACACCCTTCTCCGTCACATACACTCTCCAGAGGCGTGAGGGCCACACCCGCACTACACCCTTCTCCGTCACATACACTCTCCAGAG GCGTGAGGGCCACACTCACACCCGCACTACACCCTTCTCCGTCACATACACTCTCCAGAGGCATGAGGGCCACACTCACACCCGCACTACACCCTTCTCCGTCACATACACTCTCTAGAGGCATGAGGGCCACACTCACACCCGCACTACACCCTTCTCCGTCACATACACTCTCCAGAGGCATGAGGGCCACACTCACACCCGCACTACACCCTTCTCCGTCACATACACTCTCCAGAGGCATGAGGGCCACACTCACACCCGCACTACACACTTCTCCGTCACATACACTCTCCAGAGGCATGAGGGCCACACTCACACCCGCACTACACCCTTCTCCGTCACATACACTCTCCAGAGGCATGAGGGCCACACTCACACCCGCACTACACCCTTCTCCGTCACATACACTCTCCAGAGGTGCGAGGGCCACACTCACACCCGCACTACACCCTTCTCCGTCACATACACTCTCCAGAGGCGTGAGGGCCACACCCGCACTACACCCTTCTCCGTCACATACACTCTCCAGAGGCGTGAGGGCCACACCCGCACTACACCCTTCTCCGTCACATACACTCTCCAGAGGCGTGAGGGCCACACCCACACTACACCCTTCtctgtcacatacactctccaGAGGCGTGAGGGCCACACCCGCACTACACCCTTCTCCGTCACATACACTCTCCAGAGGCGTGAGGGCCACACCCACACCCGCACTACACCCTTCcctgtcacatacactctccaGAGGCGTGAGGGCCACACCCACACCCGCACTACACCCTTCTCCGTCACATACACTCTCCAGAGGCGTGAGGGccacacccacacccacactACACCCTTCTCCGTCACATACACTCTCCAGAGGTGCGAGGGCCACACCCGCACTACACCCTTCTCCGTCACATACACTCTCCAGAGGCGTGAGGGCCACACCCACACCCGCACTACACCCTTCTCCGTCACATACACTCTCCAAAGCAGcaagttatttttcttttctgtcTTTGATTTTAAATCCCCCCTGTAGTCATTCACACAGCCTGTTCAATTTGACTTTCAAcaaaggaaacacatgcttcaaTGCTataattttattcaaattcaaaatGAAGCTGGAATGTAAAAACTGTATTCATCATAAAATTCGTGGAGGATGA
- the LOC125709710 gene encoding cell surface glycoprotein 1-like isoform X3, protein MRATLTPALHPSPSHTLSRGVRATPALHPSLSHTLSKGVRATPALHPSLSHTLSRGMRATLTPALHPSPSHTLSRGMRATPALHPSPSHTLSRGMRATLTPALHPSPSHTLSRGMRATLTPTLHPSPSHTLSRGVRATPALHPSPSHTLSRGVRATPALHPSPSHTLSRGVRATLTPALHPSPSHTLSRGMRATLTPALHPSPSHTLSRGMRATLTPALHPSPSHTLSRGMRATLTPALHPSPSHTLSRGMRATLTPALHTSPSHTLSRGMRATLTPALHPSPSHTLSRGMRATLTPALHPSPSHTLSRGVRATPTLHPSLSHTLSRGVRATPALHPSPSHTLSRGVRATPTPALHPSLSHTLSRGVRATPTPALHPSPSHTLSRGVRATPTPTLHPSPSHTLSRGARATPALHPSPSHTLSRGVRATPTPALHPSPSHTLSKAASYFSFLSLILNPPCSHSHSLFNLTFNKGNTCFNAIILFKFKMKLECKNCIHHKIRGG, encoded by the exons ATGAGGGCCACACTCACACCCGCACTACACCCTTCTCCGTCACATACACTCTCCAGAGGCGTGAGGGCCACACCTGCACTACACCCTTCtctgtcacatacactctccaAAGGCGTAAGGGCCACACCCGCACTACACCCTTCtctgtcacatacactctccaGAGGCATGAGGGCCACACTCACACCCGCACTACACCCTTCTCCGTCACATACACTCTCCAGAGGCATGAGGGCCACACCCGCACTACACCCTTCTCCGTCACATACACTCTCCAGAGGCATGAGGGCCACACTCACACCCGCACTACACCCTTCTCCGTCACATACACTCTCCAGAGGCATGAGggccacactcacacccacacTACACCCTTCTCCGTCACATACACTCTCCAGAGGCGTGAGGGCCACACCTGCACTACACCCTTCTCCGTCACATACACTCTCCAGAGGCGTGAGGGCCACACCCGCACTACACCCTTCTCCGTCACATACACTCTCCAGAG GCGTGAGGGCCACACTCACACCCGCACTACACCCTTCTCCGTCACATACACTCTCCAGAGGCATGAGGGCCACACTCACACCCGCACTACACCCTTCTCCGTCACATACACTCTCTAGAGGCATGAGGGCCACACTCACACCCGCACTACACCCTTCTCCGTCACATACACTCTCCAGAGGCATGAGGGCCACACTCACACCCGCACTACACCCTTCTCCGTCACATACACTCTCCAGAGGCATGAGGGCCACACTCACACCCGCACTACACACTTCTCCGTCACATACACTCTCCAGAGGCATGAGGGCCACACTCACACCCGCACTACACCCTTCTCCGTCACATACACTCTCCAGAGGCATGAGGGCCACACTCACACCCGCACTACACCCTTCTCCGTCACATACACTCTCCAGAG GCGTGAGGGCCACACCCACACTACACCCTTCtctgtcacatacactctccaGAGGCGTGAGGGCCACACCCGCACTACACCCTTCTCCGTCACATACACTCTCCAGAGGCGTGAGGGCCACACCCACACCCGCACTACACCCTTCcctgtcacatacactctccaGAGGCGTGAGGGCCACACCCACACCCGCACTACACCCTTCTCCGTCACATACACTCTCCAGAGGCGTGAGGGccacacccacacccacactACACCCTTCTCCGTCACATACACTCTCCAGAGGTGCGAGGGCCACACCCGCACTACACCCTTCTCCGTCACATACACTCTCCAGAGGCGTGAGGGCCACACCCACACCCGCACTACACCCTTCTCCGTCACATACACTCTCCAAAGCAGcaagttatttttcttttctgtcTTTGATTTTAAATCCCCCCTGTAGTCATTCACACAGCCTGTTCAATTTGACTTTCAAcaaaggaaacacatgcttcaaTGCTataattttattcaaattcaaaatGAAGCTGGAATGTAAAAACTGTATTCATCATAAAATTCGTGGAGGATGA
- the LOC125709710 gene encoding cell surface glycoprotein 1-like isoform X1 has product MRATLTPALHPSPSHTLSRGVRATPALHPSLSHTLSKGVRATPALHPSLSHTLSRGMRATLTPALHPSPSHTLSRGMRATPALHPSPSHTLSRGMRATLTPALHPSPSHTLSRGMRATLTPTLHPSPSHTLSRGVRATPALHPSPSHTLSRGVRATPALHPSPSHTLSRGVRATLTPALHPSPSHTLSRGMRATLTPALHPSPSHTLSRGMRATLTPALHPSPSHTLSRGMRATLTPALHPSPSHTLSRGMRATLTPALHTSPSHTLSRGMRATLTPALHPSPSHTLSRGMRATLTPALHPSPSHTLSRGARATLTPALHPSPSHTLSRGVRATPALHPSPSHTLSRGVRATPALHPSPSHTLSRGVRATPTLHPSLSHTLSRGVRATPALHPSPSHTLSRGVRATPTPALHPSLSHTLSRGVRATPTPALHPSPSHTLSRGVRATPTPTLHPSPSHTLSRGARATPALHPSPSHTLSRGVRATPTPALHPSPSHTLSKAASYFSFLSLILNPPCSHSHSLFNLTFNKGNTCFNAIILFKFKMKLECKNCIHHKIRGG; this is encoded by the exons ATGAGGGCCACACTCACACCCGCACTACACCCTTCTCCGTCACATACACTCTCCAGAGGCGTGAGGGCCACACCTGCACTACACCCTTCtctgtcacatacactctccaAAGGCGTAAGGGCCACACCCGCACTACACCCTTCtctgtcacatacactctccaGAGGCATGAGGGCCACACTCACACCCGCACTACACCCTTCTCCGTCACATACACTCTCCAGAGGCATGAGGGCCACACCCGCACTACACCCTTCTCCGTCACATACACTCTCCAGAGGCATGAGGGCCACACTCACACCCGCACTACACCCTTCTCCGTCACATACACTCTCCAGAGGCATGAGggccacactcacacccacacTACACCCTTCTCCGTCACATACACTCTCCAGAGGCGTGAGGGCCACACCTGCACTACACCCTTCTCCGTCACATACACTCTCCAGAGGCGTGAGGGCCACACCCGCACTACACCCTTCTCCGTCACATACACTCTCCAGAG GCGTGAGGGCCACACTCACACCCGCACTACACCCTTCTCCGTCACATACACTCTCCAGAGGCATGAGGGCCACACTCACACCCGCACTACACCCTTCTCCGTCACATACACTCTCTAGAGGCATGAGGGCCACACTCACACCCGCACTACACCCTTCTCCGTCACATACACTCTCCAGAGGCATGAGGGCCACACTCACACCCGCACTACACCCTTCTCCGTCACATACACTCTCCAGAGGCATGAGGGCCACACTCACACCCGCACTACACACTTCTCCGTCACATACACTCTCCAGAGGCATGAGGGCCACACTCACACCCGCACTACACCCTTCTCCGTCACATACACTCTCCAGAGGCATGAGGGCCACACTCACACCCGCACTACACCCTTCTCCGTCACATACACTCTCCAGAGGTGCGAGGGCCACACTCACACCCGCACTACACCCTTCTCCGTCACATACACTCTCCAGAGGCGTGAGGGCCACACCCGCACTACACCCTTCTCCGTCACATACACTCTCCAGAGGCGTGAGGGCCACACCCGCACTACACCCTTCTCCGTCACATACACTCTCCAGAGGCGTGAGGGCCACACCCACACTACACCCTTCtctgtcacatacactctccaGAGGCGTGAGGGCCACACCCGCACTACACCCTTCTCCGTCACATACACTCTCCAGAGGCGTGAGGGCCACACCCACACCCGCACTACACCCTTCcctgtcacatacactctccaGAGGCGTGAGGGCCACACCCACACCCGCACTACACCCTTCTCCGTCACATACACTCTCCAGAGGCGTGAGGGccacacccacacccacactACACCCTTCTCCGTCACATACACTCTCCAGAGGTGCGAGGGCCACACCCGCACTACACCCTTCTCCGTCACATACACTCTCCAGAGGCGTGAGGGCCACACCCACACCCGCACTACACCCTTCTCCGTCACATACACTCTCCAAAGCAGcaagttatttttcttttctgtcTTTGATTTTAAATCCCCCCTGTAGTCATTCACACAGCCTGTTCAATTTGACTTTCAAcaaaggaaacacatgcttcaaTGCTataattttattcaaattcaaaatGAAGCTGGAATGTAAAAACTGTATTCATCATAAAATTCGTGGAGGATGA
- the LOC125709710 gene encoding mucin-1-like isoform X5, translated as MRATLTPALHPSPSHTLSRGMRATLTPTLHPSPSHTLSRGVRATPALHPSPSHTLSRGVRATPALHPSPSHTLSRGVRATLTPALHPSPSHTLSRGMRATLTPALHPSPSHTLSRGMRATLTPALHPSPSHTLSRGMRATLTPALHPSPSHTLSRGMRATLTPALHTSPSHTLSRGMRATLTPALHPSPSHTLSRGMRATLTPALHPSPSHTLSRGARATLTPALHPSPSHTLSRGVRATPALHPSPSHTLSRGVRATPALHPSPSHTLSRGVRATPTLHPSLSHTLSRGVRATPALHPSPSHTLSRGVRATPTPALHPSLSHTLSRGVRATPTPALHPSPSHTLSRGVRATPTPTLHPSPSHTLSRGARATPALHPSPSHTLSRGVRATPTPALHPSPSHTLSKAASYFSFLSLILNPPCSHSHSLFNLTFNKGNTCFNAIILFKFKMKLECKNCIHHKIRGG; from the exons ATGAGGGCCACACTCACACCCGCACTACACCCTTCTCCGTCACATACACTCTCCAGAGGCATGAGggccacactcacacccacacTACACCCTTCTCCGTCACATACACTCTCCAGAGGCGTGAGGGCCACACCTGCACTACACCCTTCTCCGTCACATACACTCTCCAGAGGCGTGAGGGCCACACCCGCACTACACCCTTCTCCGTCACATACACTCTCCAGAG GCGTGAGGGCCACACTCACACCCGCACTACACCCTTCTCCGTCACATACACTCTCCAGAGGCATGAGGGCCACACTCACACCCGCACTACACCCTTCTCCGTCACATACACTCTCTAGAGGCATGAGGGCCACACTCACACCCGCACTACACCCTTCTCCGTCACATACACTCTCCAGAGGCATGAGGGCCACACTCACACCCGCACTACACCCTTCTCCGTCACATACACTCTCCAGAGGCATGAGGGCCACACTCACACCCGCACTACACACTTCTCCGTCACATACACTCTCCAGAGGCATGAGGGCCACACTCACACCCGCACTACACCCTTCTCCGTCACATACACTCTCCAGAGGCATGAGGGCCACACTCACACCCGCACTACACCCTTCTCCGTCACATACACTCTCCAGAGGTGCGAGGGCCACACTCACACCCGCACTACACCCTTCTCCGTCACATACACTCTCCAGAGGCGTGAGGGCCACACCCGCACTACACCCTTCTCCGTCACATACACTCTCCAGAGGCGTGAGGGCCACACCCGCACTACACCCTTCTCCGTCACATACACTCTCCAGAGGCGTGAGGGCCACACCCACACTACACCCTTCtctgtcacatacactctccaGAGGCGTGAGGGCCACACCCGCACTACACCCTTCTCCGTCACATACACTCTCCAGAGGCGTGAGGGCCACACCCACACCCGCACTACACCCTTCcctgtcacatacactctccaGAGGCGTGAGGGCCACACCCACACCCGCACTACACCCTTCTCCGTCACATACACTCTCCAGAGGCGTGAGGGccacacccacacccacactACACCCTTCTCCGTCACATACACTCTCCAGAGGTGCGAGGGCCACACCCGCACTACACCCTTCTCCGTCACATACACTCTCCAGAGGCGTGAGGGCCACACCCACACCCGCACTACACCCTTCTCCGTCACATACACTCTCCAAAGCAGcaagttatttttcttttctgtcTTTGATTTTAAATCCCCCCTGTAGTCATTCACACAGCCTGTTCAATTTGACTTTCAAcaaaggaaacacatgcttcaaTGCTataattttattcaaattcaaaatGAAGCTGGAATGTAAAAACTGTATTCATCATAAAATTCGTGGAGGATGA
- the LOC125709710 gene encoding mucin-1-like isoform X4, giving the protein MRATLTPALHPSPSHTLSRGVRATPALHPSLSHTLSKGVRATPALHPSLSHTLSRGMRATLTPALHPSPSHTLSRGMRATPALHPSPSHTLSRGMRATLTPALHPSPSHTLSRGMRATLTPTLHPSPSHTLSRGVRATPALHPSPSHTLSRGVRATPALHPSPSHTLSRGVRATLTPALHPSPSHTLSRGMRATLTPALHPSPSHTLSRGMRATLTPALHPSPSHTLSRGMRATLTPALHPSPSHTLSRGMRATLTPALHTSPSHTLSRGMRATLTPALHPSPSHTLSRGMRATLTPALHPSPSHTLSRGVRATPTPALHPSLSHTLSRGVRATPTPALHPSPSHTLSRGVRATPTPTLHPSPSHTLSRGARATPALHPSPSHTLSRGVRATPTPALHPSPSHTLSKAASYFSFLSLILNPPCSHSHSLFNLTFNKGNTCFNAIILFKFKMKLECKNCIHHKIRGG; this is encoded by the exons ATGAGGGCCACACTCACACCCGCACTACACCCTTCTCCGTCACATACACTCTCCAGAGGCGTGAGGGCCACACCTGCACTACACCCTTCtctgtcacatacactctccaAAGGCGTAAGGGCCACACCCGCACTACACCCTTCtctgtcacatacactctccaGAGGCATGAGGGCCACACTCACACCCGCACTACACCCTTCTCCGTCACATACACTCTCCAGAGGCATGAGGGCCACACCCGCACTACACCCTTCTCCGTCACATACACTCTCCAGAGGCATGAGGGCCACACTCACACCCGCACTACACCCTTCTCCGTCACATACACTCTCCAGAGGCATGAGggccacactcacacccacacTACACCCTTCTCCGTCACATACACTCTCCAGAGGCGTGAGGGCCACACCTGCACTACACCCTTCTCCGTCACATACACTCTCCAGAGGCGTGAGGGCCACACCCGCACTACACCCTTCTCCGTCACATACACTCTCCAGAG GCGTGAGGGCCACACTCACACCCGCACTACACCCTTCTCCGTCACATACACTCTCCAGAGGCATGAGGGCCACACTCACACCCGCACTACACCCTTCTCCGTCACATACACTCTCTAGAGGCATGAGGGCCACACTCACACCCGCACTACACCCTTCTCCGTCACATACACTCTCCAGAGGCATGAGGGCCACACTCACACCCGCACTACACCCTTCTCCGTCACATACACTCTCCAGAGGCATGAGGGCCACACTCACACCCGCACTACACACTTCTCCGTCACATACACTCTCCAGAGGCATGAGGGCCACACTCACACCCGCACTACACCCTTCTCCGTCACATACACTCTCCAGAGGCATGAGGGCCACACTCACACCCGCACTACACCCTTCTCCGTCACATACACTCTCCAGAG GCGTGAGGGCCACACCCACACCCGCACTACACCCTTCcctgtcacatacactctccaGAGGCGTGAGGGCCACACCCACACCCGCACTACACCCTTCTCCGTCACATACACTCTCCAGAGGCGTGAGGGccacacccacacccacactACACCCTTCTCCGTCACATACACTCTCCAGAGGTGCGAGGGCCACACCCGCACTACACCCTTCTCCGTCACATACACTCTCCAGAGGCGTGAGGGCCACACCCACACCCGCACTACACCCTTCTCCGTCACATACACTCTCCAAAGCAGcaagttatttttcttttctgtcTTTGATTTTAAATCCCCCCTGTAGTCATTCACACAGCCTGTTCAATTTGACTTTCAAcaaaggaaacacatgcttcaaTGCTataattttattcaaattcaaaatGAAGCTGGAATGTAAAAACTGTATTCATCATAAAATTCGTGGAGGATGA